One stretch of Miscanthus floridulus cultivar M001 chromosome 18, ASM1932011v1, whole genome shotgun sequence DNA includes these proteins:
- the LOC136520873 gene encoding K(+) efflux antiporter 4-like isoform X2 yields the protein MRCPLAWSPAKYPTPSPAMLPRRRSNHPGSSFPLPFLLVCGLLLAAAVAFSPAAAAEAAGRGAGHEGRAGKPEVEAEAEAEARGDGVAVAEAGGEVVAQGNATEAKEGSLADMIDRALEKEFPESEGEQGGGETDPGSFNNTVAEKQGVLETVARRVTKKNETKDNKSFPFKEVFLDRSEQEDVPTLIDRKDNVFIISNPKSKYPVLQLDLRLISDLVVVIVSATCGGIAFACLGQPVITGYLLAGSIIGPGGFSFVNEMVQVETVAQFGVIFLLFALGLEFSTAKLRIVRAVAVLGGLLQIMLFMFLCGILATLCGGKTKEGVFVGVLLSMSSTAVVLKFLMERNSINALHGQVTVGTLILQDCAVGLLFALLPILSGTSGLLHGVASMTKSLVVLISFLTILSILSRTGVPWFLKLMISLSSQTNELYQLASVAFCLLCAWCSDKLGLSLELGSFAAGVMISTTDLAQHTLEQIEPIRNFFAALFLASIGMLINVHFLWNHVDILLAAVILVITVKTFVVAIVVKGFGYSNKTSLLVGMSLAQIGEFAFVLLSRASSIHLIEGKLYLLLLGTTALSLVTTPLLFKMIPAVVHLGVLLRWFSVDTNQLGLKNDVLRMDSGKRINLIVQGSHDS from the exons ATGCGCTGCCCGCTCGCCTGGTCGCCTGCCAAATACCCCACCCCCTCGCCGGCGATGCTGCCGCGTCGCCGTAGCAACCACCCGGGCTCTTCCTTCCCCCTCCCGTTCCTCCTCGTCTGCGGCCTGCTCCTCGCTGCGGCCGTCGCATTCtcccccgccgctgccgccgaggCCGCTGGCCGCGGCGCTGGGCACGAGGGCCGCGCGGGGAAGCCGGAGGTCGAGgccgaggcggaggcggaggcgcgcGGGGATGGGGTGGCCGTGGCGGAGGCCGGCGGCGAGGTGGTGGCTCAGGGCAATGCCACGGAGGCCAAGGAGGGCAGCCTCGCCGACATGATTGACCGCGCGCTGGAGAAGGAGTTCCCGGAGTCCGAGGGCGAGCAGGGCGGTGGAG AGACCGATCCTGGTAGCTTCAACAACACGGTAGCTGAGAAGCAG GGAGTTCTTGAAACTGTGGCTAGAAGAGTAACAAAGAAGAATGAAACCAAAGATAACAA GTCATTTCCTTTTAAGGAGGTTTTCTTGGATCGATCTGAGCAAGAGGATGTTCCCACATTGATTGATCGGAAG GATAATGTTTTTATCATATCAAACCCGAAGTCAAAATACCCTGTGCTGCAGCTGGACCTTAG ATTGATATCAGATCTTGTAGTTGTTATCGTGTCTGCTACATGTGGTGGAATTGCCTTTGCTTGCCTTGGGCAACCG GTGATTACAGGTTATCTACTTGCAGGATCTATAATTGGGCCTGGAGGTTTTAGCTTTGTCAATGAAATGGTGCAA GTTGAAACGGTAGCCCAGTTTGGTGTGATATTTCTCCTGTTTGCTTTGGGACTTGAGTTTTCTACTGCAAAA CTTCGAATTGTTCGTGCTGTTGCTGTTCTCGGAGGATTGCTCCAAATTATGCTGTTCATGTTTCTTTGTGGTATTTTGGCTACA CTATGCGGAGGCAAAACAAAAGAAGGTGTTTTCGTTGGTGTTCTTCTCTCCATGTCTTCAACAGCTGTG GTTTTAAAGTTTCTGATGGAAAGAAATAGTATCAATGCTCTTCATGGCCAAGTTACAGTCGGGACGCTTATATTGCAG GATTGTGCTGTTGGCTTGCTGTTTGCACTTCTTCCAATTTTGAGTGGTACATCTGGCCTTCTTCACGGAGTTGCATCAATGACCAAGTC GCTGGTGGTATTGATATCATTCCTGACCATTCTCTCTATCCTCTCCCGCACCGGCGTTCCTTGGTTTCTTAAACTGATGATAAGTCTGTCATCACAG ACAAATGAACTATACCAGCTGGCATCAGTTGCATTCTGCTTGTTATGTGCTTGG TGTAGTGATAAGTTGGGCCTGAGTCTCGAGTTGGGTTCATTTGCAGCTGGAGTAATGATATCAACAACAGACCTTGCACAACATACTCTTGAACAA ATCGAACCTATCCGCAACTTTTTCGCTGCTCTTTTCCTTGCCAGCATTGGGATGCTAATTAATGTCCATTTCTTGTGGAACCATGTGGATATACTCCTTGCAGCGGTAATTTTGGTGATCACCGTAAAGACCTTTGTTGTTGCTATTGTCGTAAAAGGGTTTGGGTATAGCAACAAAACATCTCTTCTT GTCGGCATGTCTCTTGCACAGATAGGAGAGTTTGCTTTTGTTCTCCTAAGCCGTGCTTCAAGTATCCATCTCATCGAG GGCAAGCTATACCTGCTGCTTCTTGGAACCACTGCACTTAGTTTG GTGACAACCCCTTTGCTATTCAAAATGATCCCAGCAGTGGTCCACCTCGGGGTTCTTTTGAGATGGTTTTCTGTCGATACCAATCAG TTGGGCCTGAAAAATGATGTCCTCCGCATGGATAGCGGCAAGCGCATAAATCTGATAGTCCAAGGCTCACATGACTCATGA
- the LOC136520873 gene encoding K(+) efflux antiporter 4-like isoform X3: MRCPLAWSPAKYPTPSPAMLPRRRSNHPGSSFPLPFLLVCGLLLAAAVAFSPAAAAEAAGRGAGHEGRAGKPEVEAEAEAEARGDGVAVAEAGGEVVAQGNATEAKEGSLADMIDRALEKEFPESEGEQGGGETDPGSFNNTVAEKQGVLETVARRVTKKNETKDNKSFPFKEVFLDRSEQEDVPTLIDRKDNVFIISNPKSKYPVLQLDLRLISDLVVVIVSATCGGIAFACLGQPVITGYLLAGSIIGPGGFSFVNEMVQVETVAQFGVIFLLFALGLEFSTAKLRIVRAVAVLGGLLQIMLFMFLCGILATLCGGKTKEGVFVGVLLSMSSTAVVLKFLMERNSINALHGQVTVGTLILQDCAVGLLFALLPILSGTSGLLHGVASMTKSLVVLISFLTILSILSRTGVPWFLKLMISLSSQCSDKLGLSLELGSFAAGVMISTTDLAQHTLEQIEPIRNFFAALFLASIGMLINVHFLWNHVDILLAAVILVITVKTFVVAIVVKGFGYSNKTSLLVGMSLAQIGEFAFVLLSRASSIHLIEGKLYLLLLGTTALSLVTTPLLFKMIPAVVHLGVLLRWFSVDTNQVELGLKNDVLRMDSGKRINLIVQGSHDS, translated from the exons ATGCGCTGCCCGCTCGCCTGGTCGCCTGCCAAATACCCCACCCCCTCGCCGGCGATGCTGCCGCGTCGCCGTAGCAACCACCCGGGCTCTTCCTTCCCCCTCCCGTTCCTCCTCGTCTGCGGCCTGCTCCTCGCTGCGGCCGTCGCATTCtcccccgccgctgccgccgaggCCGCTGGCCGCGGCGCTGGGCACGAGGGCCGCGCGGGGAAGCCGGAGGTCGAGgccgaggcggaggcggaggcgcgcGGGGATGGGGTGGCCGTGGCGGAGGCCGGCGGCGAGGTGGTGGCTCAGGGCAATGCCACGGAGGCCAAGGAGGGCAGCCTCGCCGACATGATTGACCGCGCGCTGGAGAAGGAGTTCCCGGAGTCCGAGGGCGAGCAGGGCGGTGGAG AGACCGATCCTGGTAGCTTCAACAACACGGTAGCTGAGAAGCAG GGAGTTCTTGAAACTGTGGCTAGAAGAGTAACAAAGAAGAATGAAACCAAAGATAACAA GTCATTTCCTTTTAAGGAGGTTTTCTTGGATCGATCTGAGCAAGAGGATGTTCCCACATTGATTGATCGGAAG GATAATGTTTTTATCATATCAAACCCGAAGTCAAAATACCCTGTGCTGCAGCTGGACCTTAG ATTGATATCAGATCTTGTAGTTGTTATCGTGTCTGCTACATGTGGTGGAATTGCCTTTGCTTGCCTTGGGCAACCG GTGATTACAGGTTATCTACTTGCAGGATCTATAATTGGGCCTGGAGGTTTTAGCTTTGTCAATGAAATGGTGCAA GTTGAAACGGTAGCCCAGTTTGGTGTGATATTTCTCCTGTTTGCTTTGGGACTTGAGTTTTCTACTGCAAAA CTTCGAATTGTTCGTGCTGTTGCTGTTCTCGGAGGATTGCTCCAAATTATGCTGTTCATGTTTCTTTGTGGTATTTTGGCTACA CTATGCGGAGGCAAAACAAAAGAAGGTGTTTTCGTTGGTGTTCTTCTCTCCATGTCTTCAACAGCTGTG GTTTTAAAGTTTCTGATGGAAAGAAATAGTATCAATGCTCTTCATGGCCAAGTTACAGTCGGGACGCTTATATTGCAG GATTGTGCTGTTGGCTTGCTGTTTGCACTTCTTCCAATTTTGAGTGGTACATCTGGCCTTCTTCACGGAGTTGCATCAATGACCAAGTC GCTGGTGGTATTGATATCATTCCTGACCATTCTCTCTATCCTCTCCCGCACCGGCGTTCCTTGGTTTCTTAAACTGATGATAAGTCTGTCATCACAG TGTAGTGATAAGTTGGGCCTGAGTCTCGAGTTGGGTTCATTTGCAGCTGGAGTAATGATATCAACAACAGACCTTGCACAACATACTCTTGAACAA ATCGAACCTATCCGCAACTTTTTCGCTGCTCTTTTCCTTGCCAGCATTGGGATGCTAATTAATGTCCATTTCTTGTGGAACCATGTGGATATACTCCTTGCAGCGGTAATTTTGGTGATCACCGTAAAGACCTTTGTTGTTGCTATTGTCGTAAAAGGGTTTGGGTATAGCAACAAAACATCTCTTCTT GTCGGCATGTCTCTTGCACAGATAGGAGAGTTTGCTTTTGTTCTCCTAAGCCGTGCTTCAAGTATCCATCTCATCGAG GGCAAGCTATACCTGCTGCTTCTTGGAACCACTGCACTTAGTTTG GTGACAACCCCTTTGCTATTCAAAATGATCCCAGCAGTGGTCCACCTCGGGGTTCTTTTGAGATGGTTTTCTGTCGATACCAATCAGGTGGAG TTGGGCCTGAAAAATGATGTCCTCCGCATGGATAGCGGCAAGCGCATAAATCTGATAGTCCAAGGCTCACATGACTCATGA
- the LOC136520873 gene encoding K(+) efflux antiporter 4-like isoform X1, with protein sequence MRCPLAWSPAKYPTPSPAMLPRRRSNHPGSSFPLPFLLVCGLLLAAAVAFSPAAAAEAAGRGAGHEGRAGKPEVEAEAEAEARGDGVAVAEAGGEVVAQGNATEAKEGSLADMIDRALEKEFPESEGEQGGGETDPGSFNNTVAEKQGVLETVARRVTKKNETKDNKSFPFKEVFLDRSEQEDVPTLIDRKDNVFIISNPKSKYPVLQLDLRLISDLVVVIVSATCGGIAFACLGQPVITGYLLAGSIIGPGGFSFVNEMVQVETVAQFGVIFLLFALGLEFSTAKLRIVRAVAVLGGLLQIMLFMFLCGILATLCGGKTKEGVFVGVLLSMSSTAVVLKFLMERNSINALHGQVTVGTLILQDCAVGLLFALLPILSGTSGLLHGVASMTKSLVVLISFLTILSILSRTGVPWFLKLMISLSSQTNELYQLASVAFCLLCAWCSDKLGLSLELGSFAAGVMISTTDLAQHTLEQIEPIRNFFAALFLASIGMLINVHFLWNHVDILLAAVILVITVKTFVVAIVVKGFGYSNKTSLLVGMSLAQIGEFAFVLLSRASSIHLIEGKLYLLLLGTTALSLVTTPLLFKMIPAVVHLGVLLRWFSVDTNQVELGLKNDVLRMDSGKRINLIVQGSHDS encoded by the exons ATGCGCTGCCCGCTCGCCTGGTCGCCTGCCAAATACCCCACCCCCTCGCCGGCGATGCTGCCGCGTCGCCGTAGCAACCACCCGGGCTCTTCCTTCCCCCTCCCGTTCCTCCTCGTCTGCGGCCTGCTCCTCGCTGCGGCCGTCGCATTCtcccccgccgctgccgccgaggCCGCTGGCCGCGGCGCTGGGCACGAGGGCCGCGCGGGGAAGCCGGAGGTCGAGgccgaggcggaggcggaggcgcgcGGGGATGGGGTGGCCGTGGCGGAGGCCGGCGGCGAGGTGGTGGCTCAGGGCAATGCCACGGAGGCCAAGGAGGGCAGCCTCGCCGACATGATTGACCGCGCGCTGGAGAAGGAGTTCCCGGAGTCCGAGGGCGAGCAGGGCGGTGGAG AGACCGATCCTGGTAGCTTCAACAACACGGTAGCTGAGAAGCAG GGAGTTCTTGAAACTGTGGCTAGAAGAGTAACAAAGAAGAATGAAACCAAAGATAACAA GTCATTTCCTTTTAAGGAGGTTTTCTTGGATCGATCTGAGCAAGAGGATGTTCCCACATTGATTGATCGGAAG GATAATGTTTTTATCATATCAAACCCGAAGTCAAAATACCCTGTGCTGCAGCTGGACCTTAG ATTGATATCAGATCTTGTAGTTGTTATCGTGTCTGCTACATGTGGTGGAATTGCCTTTGCTTGCCTTGGGCAACCG GTGATTACAGGTTATCTACTTGCAGGATCTATAATTGGGCCTGGAGGTTTTAGCTTTGTCAATGAAATGGTGCAA GTTGAAACGGTAGCCCAGTTTGGTGTGATATTTCTCCTGTTTGCTTTGGGACTTGAGTTTTCTACTGCAAAA CTTCGAATTGTTCGTGCTGTTGCTGTTCTCGGAGGATTGCTCCAAATTATGCTGTTCATGTTTCTTTGTGGTATTTTGGCTACA CTATGCGGAGGCAAAACAAAAGAAGGTGTTTTCGTTGGTGTTCTTCTCTCCATGTCTTCAACAGCTGTG GTTTTAAAGTTTCTGATGGAAAGAAATAGTATCAATGCTCTTCATGGCCAAGTTACAGTCGGGACGCTTATATTGCAG GATTGTGCTGTTGGCTTGCTGTTTGCACTTCTTCCAATTTTGAGTGGTACATCTGGCCTTCTTCACGGAGTTGCATCAATGACCAAGTC GCTGGTGGTATTGATATCATTCCTGACCATTCTCTCTATCCTCTCCCGCACCGGCGTTCCTTGGTTTCTTAAACTGATGATAAGTCTGTCATCACAG ACAAATGAACTATACCAGCTGGCATCAGTTGCATTCTGCTTGTTATGTGCTTGG TGTAGTGATAAGTTGGGCCTGAGTCTCGAGTTGGGTTCATTTGCAGCTGGAGTAATGATATCAACAACAGACCTTGCACAACATACTCTTGAACAA ATCGAACCTATCCGCAACTTTTTCGCTGCTCTTTTCCTTGCCAGCATTGGGATGCTAATTAATGTCCATTTCTTGTGGAACCATGTGGATATACTCCTTGCAGCGGTAATTTTGGTGATCACCGTAAAGACCTTTGTTGTTGCTATTGTCGTAAAAGGGTTTGGGTATAGCAACAAAACATCTCTTCTT GTCGGCATGTCTCTTGCACAGATAGGAGAGTTTGCTTTTGTTCTCCTAAGCCGTGCTTCAAGTATCCATCTCATCGAG GGCAAGCTATACCTGCTGCTTCTTGGAACCACTGCACTTAGTTTG GTGACAACCCCTTTGCTATTCAAAATGATCCCAGCAGTGGTCCACCTCGGGGTTCTTTTGAGATGGTTTTCTGTCGATACCAATCAGGTGGAG TTGGGCCTGAAAAATGATGTCCTCCGCATGGATAGCGGCAAGCGCATAAATCTGATAGTCCAAGGCTCACATGACTCATGA